The Halanaerobiales bacterium nucleotide sequence GTATGTAGAAGAGATGGCCCTGGGGAGGGCTTATTGTGAAGGGCTTATTGACGGATTGGACGAAGTATCTGAAATTACTTTTCTTAATGATAAAAATATAATAAAAATAAGAAGTAAAAAAGATTTTAAGAGTAAGAATAAAATTAACAAAGAAAAAGATGATTATTTTAATAAAAATAAAATAAAACCTTCTTTAATATTTAAAATCATTAATGACCTTAGTTCTAAATCGAAAATATTTCAAAAAACAGGCGGAGTTCATAATGCTCTATTAGCAGATGAAAAAGGAGAAATAATTGCATTTAGAGAGGATATAGCAAGACATAATACTGTTGATAAAATAATAGCTTATATTTTGAAAAATAATTTTGACATTTCTAATAAAATTCTAGCTCTTAGCTGTCGCATTTCTACAAAAATTATTAATAAAATAGCAAAAATAGGACTTCCAGTTATTATTACTCAATCACCACCATCACTAAATGCAGTTAATATTGCAGATGAAAAAAGTATTACTATTGCTGGTTTTGTTCGAAAGGATAGAATGAATGTTTATACTCATCCTGAAAGAATAAAGAAATAGCTTATAATAATCAAAAATAATATTTAGAATTTTAGAACTATTTCATTTTACTTGACAAATTGCTACTAAAGTTATATTATAATTACTAAATATAAATAAAAAATAATAACTATGAACAGGAAGAGTAATTCCGCTATACTGACAGAGATTGGAGTTCAAAGGCTGAAAAACTCCTCAGTTAAAAGGAATGAATGTCGCCTGGGAGTTACTTGAATGAAATTAAGTAGTTCAAGTCGGTTTATAACCGTTATTTAAATTGAGTACTGATTGCAATTTCTAGCATAAGTAAGAGTTGCAGTTGGAATTTAAGGTGGTAACTACGAAAAAAGGTCCTTTTTCGTCCTTAACTGGACGGGGGAGGACTTTTTCTAATTTTTATATAAAAAGTTTATTAAAATAAGAGGAGGATTTTAAAATGGCAGAGTTAGATAAGACATATGATCCTGATCAGGTTGAAGACAAATGGTATGATAGTTGGGAGAATAAAGGATATTTTAAACCAGAACTTGATGAAAACAAAGAAGCATACAGTATTATGATGCCGCCCCCAAATATAACCGGGCAACTACATCTAGGTCATGCTCTTGATAATACTTTGCAGGACATTTACACTCGTTATAAGAGGATGCAGGGATTTGATACTCTCTGGTTACCAGGAACTGATCATGCAAGTATTGCAACTGAAGTTAAAGTAACAAATAAGTTGAGAGAAGAAGGAAAAGAAAAGGCAGATGTAGGAAGAGAAGGTTTTATAGAAGAAGCCTGGGAATGGAAAGAGGAGTATGGTGATAGAATAACAAGTCAATTAAGAAAAATGGGATCTTCCTGTGATTGGTCTAGAGAAAGATTTACGATGGATGAAGGTTGTAATAAAGCTGTAAGAGAGGTTTTTGTTGACCTATATGATAAGGGGTTGATATACCAGGGAGATTATATTGTAAACTGGTGTCCGGATTGTCATACTACTTTATCTAATGTTGAGGTAGAACATGAAGAAAAGGAAGGAAAGATATATCATCTTAAATATCCTTTTAAAAATAAAGAGGGACATATTACAGTAGCTACTACCAGACCTGAAACCATGTTAGGTGATACGGCTGTTGCTGTTGATCCTGATGATGAAAGATATAAAGACCTAATTGGAGAAACTGTAATCTTACCATTAATGGATAGAGAAATAACTATTATTAAAGATGAATATGTGGATAGTGAATTTGGAACTGGTATGGTAAAGGTTACACCAGCCCATGATCCTAATGATTTTGAAATAGGAGAAAGACATGATTTAGAGATAATTAAAGTTATTGATGAAGATGCCAAAATGACTGAAGCTGCTGGTGAATATGCAGGACTTGATCGTTATGAATGTCGAGAAAAAGTCGTTCAAGATCTTGATGAAAAAGGTCTATTAGTTAAGATAGAAGAACATGAACACTC carries:
- the fdhD gene encoding formate dehydrogenase accessory sulfurtransferase FdhD, with protein sequence YVEEMALGRAYCEGLIDGLDEVSEITFLNDKNIIKIRSKKDFKSKNKINKEKDDYFNKNKIKPSLIFKIINDLSSKSKIFQKTGGVHNALLADEKGEIIAFREDIARHNTVDKIIAYILKNNFDISNKILALSCRISTKIINKIAKIGLPVIITQSPPSLNAVNIADEKSITIAGFVRKDRMNVYTHPERIKK